The following is a genomic window from Desulfatirhabdium butyrativorans DSM 18734.
GCGGCAGGCCGCTTGCCGCTTCCCTGGAGGAAACCGGGTTGTTTCCGCCGCTTTCGGTGCAGATGATCCGGGTGGGGGAGCAGACGGGCGAGCTGGAGCAAATGCTTGAAAAAGTAGCCGATTTCTTTGATGGGGAAAGCGAGGCGCGTATCGCCCGGCTGGTGAGCATCGTAGAGCCCTGTCTCATTCTGGCAATGGGGTTGATCGTGGGGTTTGTGGTGCTGTCCATTTGCCTGCCGATCTTTGACATGAACCGTCTGGTCAGGATCGGGTAGGGGGATCGTCTGGGGGCAGCCGAAGCACGATGATGCCTCTTTTCCCGAGTTCCCGCAAAAATTGCGATACCGATAGCTGGGCTTCCCGGAGCAGCACGCCGTAGTGCTTCGAAAACCGGATGGCCAGATCGGAAACGGTGGATGCCCCATCGATCCAGTCCCAGACGGTCGAGCCCATGGCATCCAGTTCGAGGCGCCGGATGCGGCCTTCCGGAGGTTTTTTCAGGGCGTTGCGAATGGCTGAAAGCACCGGATGCAGGGGCTCGGTATAGGAAAGTACAATTACCTGCGGGGCCCGCCGCGATTCCCGGACCGAGGGCGCCCGGGTTGGAATGCATGCCAGTGCCTGTTGGCGGGTTAGCGCGGGCGGTTTGGGCTGCTTTCTGCAAAAAGCGATCATTGACGGCCTCGCCGGAATCCATCAAATGAATCAAATGACATGAACCGGAATGGACGAACAGGATTCGGACAGCGGAAGGGATTGCTGCGCCAGGCAGATGATACCACCGGGACCGATTGGCTTGTTCAATTTTTCCAGCACCTGAAAGTGTCGAATGGCAGTTTTATCCGGAGAAGCGGTTTTCTTGAACTCGAGCGGATAAATCGTACCATCCTGAATGATCAGCAGGTCAATTTCCTTTTGGTCCCTGTCCCGATAGAAATAAAATGGCGTGTTGCGTCCATTGTGCCACCAGCTCTTCAGAATTTCAGTCATGATCCAGGTTTCCAGAATGGCGCCGGATGCGGCCCCGGCCAGCAGCGTTTCCGGGCTGGACCATTCGGTCAGCCATGCGCACAGGCCGGTATCGAGAAAATACAGCTTGGGTGATTTGACCAGCCTGCTGGTGATATTGGTGTAATAGGGTTCGAGGAGATAGACGATTCCGGATGCCTGAAGAATGGAAAACCAGTTCTTGGCGGTATTCGGGGCTACATCGGCATCCCTTGCCACTTCTGCCACATTGAGCAGATTGCCGGAACGGGCTGCAGCGGCCCGAAGAAACCGCAGAAAGGCCATTTCATCTCCGACTCTGGCCAGATCACGGATATCCCGTTGCAGATAGGTTTGAACATAGGAGCTGTAAAACAGGTCGCGGTCCACTTCCTGATGAAGCGCTACAGCCGGAAAGGAGCCCCGCCAGATCACTGTGAAAAGCTCCTGAAGGGACAAGCTGCCGAACAATCCCGCCCGCCGGTCAATTTCTTCCGGAATGGGCAGAAACGGGGTCGATTGTGTTCCCTGGCCCATGCATTCCGAGCGGGAAAGCCCCAGCATCCGTACAATGCCTACCCGACCGGCCAGTGATTCGGATGCCCCTTTCATGACATGAAACTGCTGAGACCCTGTCAGCCAATACAGATTCGGCTCCCGCCTTCTGTCAACAGCCATTTTTATGTAGGGGAGCAGTTCCGGAGCATACTGGATTTCATCGATCAGTACCGGTGGTGGAAACCGCTGCATGAAAAGCGCCGGATCCGATTTGGCCAAGCTCAGAATCAGCGGGTCATCCAGGGTGACATAGGCCCTATCTTCATGAATCCGGTTTTGCAGAAATGTGGTTTTTCCGACCTGCCTGGCCCCGGTAATCAGCATGACCGGAAACTGGGAAGCCGCTTTTGCGAAAAAGCCTTCGAGTGTTCTGGATACCATCATCTGCTCACCATATCGTCTAAAATGAAATTGAATTGCATTCTGGCCGAAACTTTTTGCCGTGTCAAGTTTCGGGTTCAACGCAGTTTGGGGTTCAAGCCGAGGCGCGGCAGGAGCGGATTCGACAGATTTGCGGAAAATCGCTTTCCATTGGTCTGGGCCAATTGCAAGATCCCCATTTTCAGTCACCCCTTCGAAAGTCGGGGTCCATAATGCTTTGAAATGAATGGATTCCGGCTTTCGCCGGAATGACGCAGAAGCACTTTTGCGATTGGCTCGTCTGTGTCAGGATAGCTGGAACGCATCGTTTAATCCTTGATGTCCTCTTTGCCAGAGTTCTTTCGATCTTGAAGCGCCCCAAAGCATTTTGATCTTTACTTCCTGTCCTTTTTCGTCGTAGATTTGGCCGCATCCTTTATTTCAAGCGGTTCTTGATCGGAAACGGGAAGACCGGTCGGGCATGATTCCCCTTTTGGGGGCAGACCTGCCGAAAGCCATTTTGCGAGTCCATCACCCATGATTGATGTTCACATTCGTTTTGCCCAAAAAGAAGACGTTCCCGACATCCTGCGATTGATTCTCGAACTGGCCGAATACGAAAAGCTGGCGCATTGCGTGACAGCCACCCCAGAAATCCTCGAAAACTCCCTTTTTGGCGACAGGCCGACGGCAGAAGTGCTGTTGGCGCTCCACAGCGATACGCCGATCGGTTATGCCCTGTTCTTCCATAATTTTTCGACGTTTCTGGGGAAACCCGGTATCTATATCGAAGATATCTTCGTGCAGCCCGGATTCCGGGGAAAGGGGATCGGCAAGGCTTTTTTTCAGCGGCTTGCGGGCATTGCGCTGGAGCGGGGTTGCGGCCGCATGGAATGGAATGTCCTGAACTGGAACCAGAGCGCCATCGATTTTTACAGCAGCATGGGGGCCGTTCCCGTCAATGGATGGACATGTTATCGGCTGATCGAAACCGATTTCCCCCGGGTGGCCGGAGCCGCTCCTTGCAGCAACTATCCCACCCATAGCCCATAGCCCATAGCCCATAACCTATCACCTATCACCCATAACCTATAGCCCATCACCTATCGCCTAAATCCGGAGACCCATCACGATATGAATACCAAATACAGCACCCGCTTCGCGCCACCGTTTGAAACGGTCGAGGCGCTCAAGGCCCATCAACTGGCCGGGCTTCGCTGGACGGTTGCCCATGCCTACCAGAACGGTCCGGCGTATCGCCAAAAGCTCGATGCCGCAGGCATCCGGCCCGAAGACATCCGAAGCCTCGATGACTTGCGCAGGCTTCCCTTCACGACTGCAGAGGATATCCGGGAAGGCTATCCTTTTCCGCTCCGCTGCGTACCCTTCGAGCGCATCGTCCGGATCCATTCTTCGAGCGGAACGACCGGAAAACGCAAGAACCTCTGTTACACCCGGAAGGATGTCGATGACTGGACCCATTTTTTCGCCAGGGCCTACGAGATGGCCGGTGTGACCGCCGAGGACCGGGTTCAGATCGCCGTGGGTTACGGGGTGTGGACTGCCGGGATGGGATTTCAACTGGGTTGCGAGAAACTGGGCGCCATGGCGCTGCCGGTCGGGCCCGGAAACGTGGACATGCAGTGCCAGTTTCTGGTCGATTGCCAATCCACGGTGCTCTGCTGCACGGCATCCATGGGATTGCTGATGGCCGACGAAGTGCAAAAGCGCGGCATCGCCAATCGGATCCACCTGAAAAAGGTGATTTACGGATCGGAGCGGGCTTCCGTGTCGATGCGGAAAAAAATTTCGGAACAGCTCGGGGGCGTCGAGCTCTTTGACATCCCGGGCATGACGGAACTCTACGGTCCGGGTACCGGCATCGAATGCACGGACCATGACTGCATTCATTACTGGGCGGATTATTACATTCTCGAAATCGTCGATCCGCAGACCCTGGAGCCGCTTCCAGACGGCGAATGGGGCGAGATGATCGTCACCACCCTGTGCAAGGAAGCCGTACCGCTCATCCGGTACCGGACGAGGGACATCACCCGGATCATTCCCGGCGCCTGCACCTGCGGCACCATTCTGCCCCGCCATTCCCGGATCAAAGGCCGCACCGACGACATGTTCAAATTCCGGGCGGTCAACATCTATCCGGCTACCATCGATCAGATCATTTCCGGTATTTCAGGCCTGGGTTCCGAATACCAGATCCATCTCTATCAGGACGAATCCGACCGGGGGGTGATGAAGATCGTCGTGGAGATGGCGGATAATGCGGAGCTTTCGCTTGGCGAGCGCCTGGCCAAGGAGTTGATCTACCAGGTCAAGCGAAAGGTGCTGGTCACACCCATTGCGGAAGTGGTCCCCTATGGCACGCTGCCCCGATCGGAGCGCAAAAGCAAGCGGGTCTTCGATACCCGGATTCAGGATGCCATCGTATAGGACGTGAAGGAAGGGAATGCCAGCGGCCGGGACGTAAAACTCGATTTTACGTCCCGTTTGGTGAAAGCCTCTGGATCTCATTCCGTAAGCACCGCCCTTGCAGCCAGGGCTGTTTCCCGATGAAGGAAAGTCGCAGCGGTGACATTGCAGAGACCGTATTTTCCCTTACGGGTCGGGCGGATCCGGGTCCATCAAGAAAAACCGAATCAAATAACTGATGGGTTTATATCATGTTTTCTCCGTGAGAACGCCCGACCCAATCACGCCAAAAGCGTGACGCCTTTGGCGTGATCTCCGGCGGCTTCAGACAAGTTCCCGCTGCATCGCAAAACAGCCTGACCTCCGGCTCAGGTTGTCAAGAAAACTGGGTTTCCGTTCAGGCACTATCTTTTGCCGATACAGCCTATCTGATCCAAACGGTTCTCTGAAGTGCAGACGCACCGGCATGTTCACCCCTTTTCCAAAGGCAGCCACACGGTGAAGGTGCTGCCTTTTTGGGGAATGCTCTCCACCGCAATCTTTCCCTGGTGGGATTCGACGATTTTCTGGACGATGGCCAGTCCCAGGCCCGTTCCCTGGATCGACCGGGTATCCTGGTTCCGAACCCGGTAAAACCGCTGAAAGATTTTTTTCGTCTCTTCTTCATTCATGCCAAGTCCGGTATCCCGGACCCGCAGGGCGAAATAATCCCCTGCCGCTTCGGCCGAAACCGTCACCACGCCGCCATTCGGAGAGTACTTGATGGCATTGGTAAGAAGGTTGGAGAGCACTTCCTCCATGTTCCTCCGGTTGGCCCGGATGGGCGGCAGGGACTCGGGAATTTCCGCAATCAGACAGATGGACTCGGATTCGGCCCTGGGCCGGTGAAATTCCACCTGATCCCGGATGATGGCCGCCATGTCGAGAAGGGATCGTTCCGAAACGATCAGCCCCGATTCGATCGTGGCCAAATCCAGCAGTTCCGTCGTCATCTGAGCGAGGTTGCCGATCTTCTCATATGCCCGCTCCAGGATTTCCCGCTGTTTGGGGGTGAGATCCCCCGCGAGCCCTTCCAGAATGACCTGAAGCTGCATCAGCACGGAATTCATGGGGCTTCGAAGCTCGTGGCTCACCATCGAAACGAAATCGGATTTCATGCGGTCCATGTGTTTCAGGGCCGTGATGTCATTCAAGACCACGATGGCGCCGACAAGCCTTCCCGGCCGGTTCCGAAACGGAATCACCCGAACAAGAACCACCGCCTCTTCCGCTTCTTCACCCGGGCAGAGCGCCAGTTCCCGGACCGTTTCTTCAATTGCGTCCCCATCTCCTTCAAACCCGCCGGTCGCCTCATGCACGAGCTCTTTGAGCGGCTCAAACCCGATGACCTCCCGGTAATCGAGCCCCCAGGGCGCAAGCGTCGTCGATGCGGCCATCCGCAGAAAGGTCGGGTTTGCCAGAACCACCCGATGCTGGCGGTTGATACACAAGACGCCCTCCGAAAGCCGATTGACCAGTGTTCTCAGCCGGGAGCGGGTTTCGGAAATATCCCGCAACGCCCGGTTGAACTCGATGGCCTTGGAAACCGTTACCCGCAGTTGCTCCGGCGAAAATGGCTTGGGGATGAAATCGAAAGCGCCCCGTTTCATGGCATCCACGGAATGCTCCACCGTGGCGTAACCGGTGATGACGATCACGACGGTATCCGGATAGCATTCCCGGATGTTGGCCAGGACATCCAATCCGGAGAGCTCAGGCATCATCAGATCGAGCAACACTATGTCGAAATAGGATTCCTGGACCAGATTGAGCCCTTTCAGGCCGTCCGGCGCGAGAGTCACTTCATAGCCGCAGTCTTCCAGCACCATGCTGCAGGCTTCCCGGATGCGCGGTTCATCGTCGATGACCAATATGCGAATCGGACTTGCATCCGAATCATTCCAGATGTCATTCATGTCGTCCTGTCTTTCAACCGATGGATTCCGGCAAACCGTGTTCTGCTGCATGGAAGAGGGGCAGTGCCAGCAGAAACGTCGTTCCGCCGGGTCCGGTTTCCTTGACGGAAAGATTGCCGTTGTTGTCTTTCACGATGCCGATGGCCGTACTCAATCCCAGACCCGTTCCCTTGCCCGGGGCCTTGGTGGAGTAAAACGGATCGAAAATATGCGCCAGGTGTTCCTTGGCAATCCCGCTGCCACTATCCTGCACCTCGATGCATCCCACATCCCTTGCGCTTTCCGCATAGGTCCGCAACATCAGCACGCCTTTCCCTGCCATGGCGTCGATCGCATTCATGATCAGGTTGATCATCACCTGCTTCAATTTGTTTTTGTCGGCAAATACCCGAATGGGTTCGGCGGACAATTCCTTGCGGATCTCGATGTGCATCAGCAGCTTCTGGTCACGGATCAGACGAAGCCCTTCTTCCACGAGCTCGTCGAGTCCGAACACCTCTTTGCGGATGGTCGTCTGACGACTGTACACCAGAAGGTTCTTGACGATGTCGCGGCATCGCTCCGCATCTTCCAGGATGCAGGCAAGGGTCTTGCGCAGGGAGCTTCCGGGCGGCAGTTTCTCGAGGGCCATTCCGGTAAACATCAGAATGCCGGTCAGCGGATTGTTGATCTCATGGGCGACACCTGCGGCCAGTCTGCCCAGGGAGGCCATTTTT
Proteins encoded in this region:
- a CDS encoding PqqD family protein, whose amino-acid sequence is MIAFCRKQPKPPALTRQQALACIPTRAPSVRESRRAPQVIVLSYTEPLHPVLSAIRNALKKPPEGRIRRLELDAMGSTVWDWIDGASTVSDLAIRFSKHYGVLLREAQLSVSQFLRELGKRGIIVLRLPPDDPPTRS
- a CDS encoding ATP-binding protein, whose amino-acid sequence is MMVSRTLEGFFAKAASQFPVMLITGARQVGKTTFLQNRIHEDRAYVTLDDPLILSLAKSDPALFMQRFPPPVLIDEIQYAPELLPYIKMAVDRRREPNLYWLTGSQQFHVMKGASESLAGRVGIVRMLGLSRSECMGQGTQSTPFLPIPEEIDRRAGLFGSLSLQELFTVIWRGSFPAVALHQEVDRDLFYSSYVQTYLQRDIRDLARVGDEMAFLRFLRAAAARSGNLLNVAEVARDADVAPNTAKNWFSILQASGIVYLLEPYYTNITSRLVKSPKLYFLDTGLCAWLTEWSSPETLLAGAASGAILETWIMTEILKSWWHNGRNTPFYFYRDRDQKEIDLLIIQDGTIYPLEFKKTASPDKTAIRHFQVLEKLNKPIGPGGIICLAQQSLPLSESCSSIPVHVI
- a CDS encoding GNAT family N-acetyltransferase encodes the protein MIDVHIRFAQKEDVPDILRLILELAEYEKLAHCVTATPEILENSLFGDRPTAEVLLALHSDTPIGYALFFHNFSTFLGKPGIYIEDIFVQPGFRGKGIGKAFFQRLAGIALERGCGRMEWNVLNWNQSAIDFYSSMGAVPVNGWTCYRLIETDFPRVAGAAPCSNYPTHSP
- a CDS encoding phenylacetate--CoA ligase family protein, translated to MNTKYSTRFAPPFETVEALKAHQLAGLRWTVAHAYQNGPAYRQKLDAAGIRPEDIRSLDDLRRLPFTTAEDIREGYPFPLRCVPFERIVRIHSSSGTTGKRKNLCYTRKDVDDWTHFFARAYEMAGVTAEDRVQIAVGYGVWTAGMGFQLGCEKLGAMALPVGPGNVDMQCQFLVDCQSTVLCCTASMGLLMADEVQKRGIANRIHLKKVIYGSERASVSMRKKISEQLGGVELFDIPGMTELYGPGTGIECTDHDCIHYWADYYILEIVDPQTLEPLPDGEWGEMIVTTLCKEAVPLIRYRTRDITRIIPGACTCGTILPRHSRIKGRTDDMFKFRAVNIYPATIDQIISGISGLGSEYQIHLYQDESDRGVMKIVVEMADNAELSLGERLAKELIYQVKRKVLVTPIAEVVPYGTLPRSERKSKRVFDTRIQDAIV
- a CDS encoding ATP-binding protein, coding for MNDIWNDSDASPIRILVIDDEPRIREACSMVLEDCGYEVTLAPDGLKGLNLVQESYFDIVLLDLMMPELSGLDVLANIRECYPDTVVIVITGYATVEHSVDAMKRGAFDFIPKPFSPEQLRVTVSKAIEFNRALRDISETRSRLRTLVNRLSEGVLCINRQHRVVLANPTFLRMAASTTLAPWGLDYREVIGFEPLKELVHEATGGFEGDGDAIEETVRELALCPGEEAEEAVVLVRVIPFRNRPGRLVGAIVVLNDITALKHMDRMKSDFVSMVSHELRSPMNSVLMQLQVILEGLAGDLTPKQREILERAYEKIGNLAQMTTELLDLATIESGLIVSERSLLDMAAIIRDQVEFHRPRAESESICLIAEIPESLPPIRANRRNMEEVLSNLLTNAIKYSPNGGVVTVSAEAAGDYFALRVRDTGLGMNEEETKKIFQRFYRVRNQDTRSIQGTGLGLAIVQKIVESHQGKIAVESIPQKGSTFTVWLPLEKG